From one Perca fluviatilis chromosome 10, GENO_Pfluv_1.0, whole genome shotgun sequence genomic stretch:
- the hprt1 gene encoding hypoxanthine-guanine phosphoribosyltransferase, which produces MATSSPCVVISDEEQGYDLDLFCIPKHYADDLERVYIPHGLILDRTERLAREIMKEMGGHHIVALCVLKGGYKFFADLLDYIKALNRNSDRSIPMTVDFIRLKSYCNDQSTGEIKVIGGDDLSTLTGKNVLIVEDIIDTGKTMQTLLQLLQQYNPKMVKVASLLVKRTPRSVGYRPDFVGFEVPDKFVVGYALDYNEYFRDLNHICVISETGKEKYKA; this is translated from the exons ATGGCGACATCCAGCCCCTGTGTTGTG ATCAGTGATGAGGAGCAGGGGTATGACCTGGACCTTTTCTGCATACCAAAGCACTACGCCGATGACCTGGAGAGGGTCTACATCCCACATGGACTCATCTTGGACAG GACGGAGAGGCTTGCCAGAGAGATCATGAAGGAAATGGGGGGGCACCACATTGTGGCCCTCTGTGTGCTCAAAGGGGGTTACAAGTTCTTTGCAGACCTGCTGGACTACATCAAGGCGCTGAACAGGAACAGTGACCGCTCCATCCCAATGACAGTGGACTTCATTCGCCTCAAAAGCTACtgt AACGACCAGTCGACAGGTGAAATCAAAGTCATCGGTGGAGATGACCTGTCTACATTGACGGGCAAG AATGTCCTGATTGTGGAG GATATCATCGACACGGGGAAGACAATGCAGACATTATTGCAACTCCTCCAACAGTACAACCCCAAAATGGTTAAGGTAGCAAG TTTGTTGGTGAAGAGAACGCCAAGAAGTGTTGGCTACCGACCAGACT TTGTAGGATTCGAGGTGCCTGACAAATTTGTGGTGGGATACGCACTAGACTACAACGAGTACTTTAGAGATCTAAAT CATATCTGCGTCATTAGTGAAACGGGGAAGGAGAAGTACAAGGCATGA
- the mospd1 gene encoding motile sperm domain-containing protein 1 isoform X1: MQQQHRQPELVEGSLPVFVFPTELIFYADEQTSHKQVLTLYNPYEFALKFKVLCTAPNKYTVVDATGAVKPQCCVDIVIRHRDVRACHYGVYDKFRLQVSEQSQRKALGRKEVTATLRPSASQEPPSPRPQDEERKVKEQFADSEFYEQTAFQTVSRPVAGGPSLLTVLLGLVCMAALMLPTLGEQESTVPVYLHLSVNKKLVAAYVLGKFKKKKKNSCNWLTE; the protein is encoded by the exons atgcagcagcagcatcgaCAGCCTGAGCTGGTGGAAGGAAGCCTTCCTGTGTTCGTGTTCCCCACTGAGCTCATCTTCTACGCAGATGAGCAGACGTCTCACAAGCAGGTGCTCACCCTCTACAACCCCTATGAGTTCGCCCTCAAATTTAAAG TGCTGTGCACAGCGCCAAACAAGTACACTGTGGTGGATGCCACCGGAGCCGTCAAGCCACAGTGTTGTGTTGACat AGTGATCCGACACAGAGATGTGCGTGCATGCCATTATGGGGTGTACGACAAGTTCCGGCTGCAGGTGTCTGAGCAGAGTCAGCGGAAAGCTCTGGGTCGCAAAGAGGTGACTGCCACGCTCCGTCCATCAGCCTCACAGGAGCCGCCCAGCCCCCGGCCCCAAGATGAGGAACGCAAAGTCAAAGAGCAGTTTGCAGACAGCGAGTTTTATGAACAGACTGCATTTCAGACAG TGAGCCGTCCTGTTGCTGGAGGTCCCAGTCTGCTGACGGTGCTGCTTGGGCTGGTGTGTATGGCCGCCCTGATGCTCCCTACCCTGGGGGAGCAAGAATCTACTGTGCCTGTCTACCTCCACTTAAGTGTTAACAAGAAACTTGTAGCTGCTTATGTTCTtggtaagtttaaaaaaaaaaaaaaaaactcatgcaaTTGGCTGACAGAATGA
- the pabir2 gene encoding protein FAM122B, which produces MNNSGVLPQEKMELDLEIPSSLAQGDGHLRRSNSAPMIHGLSDNSQVFQREVLRSRRNSTTVVNRPNMVPSSPVRVPSTRLHQIKQEEGVDVMNRETAHEREVQAAMQMSQSWEESLSLSDNDLEKSASSSPKRIDFVPVSPAPSPTRGIGKKQCFSPSLQILVSSNGLTPSPVPSPTRRFSRRSQSPINCIRASILGPMKRKGEMETESQPKRLFQGTTTMLSSDVSNLSELSSCHSPDLLDGSLSSVSSSTDSPGKMEGVSPSSSSNSPFASLQDLSPK; this is translated from the exons ATGAACAATTCAGGAGTCTTGCCACAAGAAAAGATGGAGCTGGATCTGGAAATCCCATCTTCGTTAGCTCAGGGCGATGGACACTTGAGAAGATCCAACAGTGCACCCATGATACATGGCTTAAG TGATAACTCCCAGGTGTTCCAGAGAGAGGTCCTGCGTAGCCGGAGAAATAGCACCACAGTTGTCAACAGACCCAACATG GTCCCTTCCTCACCTGTCCGTGTCCCCAGCACCAGACTTCATCAGATAAAACAA GAGGAGGGTGTGGATGTGATGAACAGAGAAACTGCTCATGAGCG GGAGGTTCAAGCTGCCATGCAAATGAGCCAGTCCTGGGAAGAAAGCCTGAGTCTG AGTGACAATGATTTGGAGAAGTCGGCATCTTCGTCTCCAAAGCGCATCGACTTTGTGCCTGTGTCGCCTGCTCCATCTCCAACCAGAGGGATAGGAAAAAAG CAGTGTTTCTCTCCTTCACTACAAATCCTTGTGAGCAGCAATGGCCTAACACCCAGCCCAGTACCCAGCCCAACACGGCGCTTCAG CCGACGGAGTCAAAGCCCAATCAACTGCATCAGAGCCAGCATACTTGGGCCAATGAAACGCAAAG GCGAGATGGAGACCGAGAGTCAGCCTAAGAGGCTCTTCCAGGGTACCACCACCATGCTGTCCTCTGATGTCTCCAACCTGTCCGAGCTCAGTTCCTG TCACTCTCCAGATTTGCTGGACGGCAGCCTCAGCAGCGTCAGCTCCTCCACAGACTCGCCAGGCAAGATGGAGGGCGTGTCGCCCTCCTCGTCCAGCAACTCGCCCTTTGCGTCCCTCCAGGATTTGTCCCCAAAGTGA
- the mospd1 gene encoding motile sperm domain-containing protein 1 isoform X2: MQQQHRQPELVEGSLPVFVFPTELIFYADEQTSHKQVLTLYNPYEFALKFKVLCTAPNKYTVVDATGAVKPQCCVDIVIRHRDVRACHYGVYDKFRLQVSEQSQRKALGRKEVTATLRPSASQEPPSPRPQDEERKVKEQFADSEFYEQTAFQTEGKQACSEPSCCWRSQSADGAAWAGVYGRPDAPYPGGARIYCACLPPLKC; encoded by the exons atgcagcagcagcatcgaCAGCCTGAGCTGGTGGAAGGAAGCCTTCCTGTGTTCGTGTTCCCCACTGAGCTCATCTTCTACGCAGATGAGCAGACGTCTCACAAGCAGGTGCTCACCCTCTACAACCCCTATGAGTTCGCCCTCAAATTTAAAG TGCTGTGCACAGCGCCAAACAAGTACACTGTGGTGGATGCCACCGGAGCCGTCAAGCCACAGTGTTGTGTTGACat AGTGATCCGACACAGAGATGTGCGTGCATGCCATTATGGGGTGTACGACAAGTTCCGGCTGCAGGTGTCTGAGCAGAGTCAGCGGAAAGCTCTGGGTCGCAAAGAGGTGACTGCCACGCTCCGTCCATCAGCCTCACAGGAGCCGCCCAGCCCCCGGCCCCAAGATGAGGAACGCAAAGTCAAAGAGCAGTTTGCAGACAGCGAGTTTTATGAACAGACTGCATTTCAGACAG AAGGAAAACAAGCGTGCAG TGAGCCGTCCTGTTGCTGGAGGTCCCAGTCTGCTGACGGTGCTGCTTGGGCTGGTGTGTATGGCCGCCCTGATGCTCCCTACCCTGGGGGAGCAAGAATCTACTGTGCCTGTCTACCTCCACTTAAGTGTTAA